One segment of Alnus glutinosa chromosome 2, dhAlnGlut1.1, whole genome shotgun sequence DNA contains the following:
- the LOC133860394 gene encoding uncharacterized protein LOC133860394 has product MRGGWNGLEALVSNDCPYAYYIHCFAHRLQLALVAASKEVIHVHQFFTNLTFIVNTVCASCSRFEELRIAQTAEIAYLIEIDEIQSGRGLNQISNLQRAGDTRWSSHLRSVSSLIKIFSPACEVFLKIIDVGTTSSQREEVDSVYQHISGQQYRDDKWDDLLTNVNSFCEKRNIDVPDMSACYVARRGRARHQQADFTIEQHYRVDIFCASIDSQLQELNRRFSEHAVELLILGSAFDPRAARESFRIDDICQLVNKFYSQDFTDLEKEQLEIELNHYKHNVVQHSSFQALSNISKLCQWLVSTGKSTIYQLVFRVIVLVLTLPISTATTERAFSTMNIVKTRLRNKIEDEFLTDSLMVYIEREVAATISIDSIIDGFRDSKTRRIPF; this is encoded by the exons ATGCGAGGTGGGTGGAATGGGTTGGAAGCTTTGGTTTCAAATGATTGCCCATATGCCTACTACATTCATTGTTTCGCACATCGTTTGCAATTGGCATTAGTAGCGGCATCAAAGGAAGTTATTCatgttcatcaattttttactaatttgacTTTTATCGTCAATACTGTTTGTGCTTCGTGCAGTCGATTTGAAGAATTGCGGATTGCCCAAACTGCTGAAATTGCTTACCTAATTGAAATTGATGAGATTCAGAGTGGAAGGGGACTTAATCAAATTAGCAATTTACAACGGGCTGGAGATACTCGTTGGAGTTCTCACTTGAGATCAGTTTCTAGCTTGATCAAAATATTTAGTCCAGCTTgtgaagtttttcttaaaataattgatgtagGAACTACTTCTTCCCAACGAGAAGAAGTAGATTCAGTTTATCAG CATATATCCGGCCAACAATATAGAGATGATAAATGGgatgatttacttaccaatgtgAATTCATTTTGCGAGAAACGCAATATAGATGTCCCAGATATGAGTGCTTGTTATGTTGCGAGACGAGGTCGAGCTCGGCATCAACAAGCCGACTTTACAATTGAGCAACATTATCGAGTGGATATTTTTTGTGCATCAATAGATTCCCaattgcaagaattaaatcGCCGATTTAGTGAGCATGCAGTGGAGTTGCTTATTCTCGGCTCTGCTTTTGATCCTCGAGCCGCACGTGAATCTTTCagaattgatgatatttgtcaGTTGGTAAACAAGTTTTATTCGCAAGACTTTACTGATCTTGAAAAGGAACAGTTGGAAATAGAACTTAACCATTATAAGCATAATGTAGTTCAACATTCGAGTTTCCAAGCATTGTCAAATATTTCTAAATTGTGCCAATGGTTGGTTAGTACCggaaaatcaactatctaccAACTTGTTTTTCGAGTTATTGTACTTGTGCTTACTCTTCCCATTTCTACCGCAACTACAGAACGAGCATTTTCAACCatgaatattgtcaaaactaggcttcgcaacaaaattgaagatgagtttTTGACGGATTCTTTAATGGTGTACATCGAAAGAGAAGTTGCTGCAACAATTAGCATAGATTCAATCATAGATGGTTTTCGGGATTCAAAAACACGACGGATTCCattttga